TGTTCCTGGCAGAGGTGACTGGAAATGCCAAGGTCATAAGGTGAGAGTGaacttggagacccaggagaaaGCAGTGAAGGTGAGGTCAACCACAACCAGACTCTGCCGGCAGTGAGCACCCAGGAGGAGTTTggaggttgttttattttttattttttaaagattttattgggatccctgggtggcgcagtggtttggcgcctgcctttggcccagggcgcgatcctggagacccgggatcgaatcccatgtcgggttcctggtgcatggagcctgcatctccctctgcctgtgtctctgcctgtctctctctctctctctctctgtgtgactatcataaataaataaaaattaaaaaaaaataattataaaataaaggttttatttatttattcatgagagacacagagatagagagaggcagagacacaggcagaggaagaagcaggccccgtgcagggagtccaatgtgggacttgatcctgggtctccaggatcacgccctgagccgaaggcagacactcaaccgctgagccacccaggcatccctggaggtTGTTTTAAGTGTGGTGGATGCCCCAGTCagtcttcctcttctcctcctctctcttcttgtctctcctctctcctccccactccccactcgaTTGATGGTTTGGGGAGAAGGATGGCATCACCCAGCCTGCCTGGGGTTTAGCATTATGGATGGAGTTGGGGCTGGGATCCAGATCAGATCCAGATGTCAGAGCTAAGAGCCTATGGACAAGTCACTGACTGTTTTTGGGCTTCTGTCCCTCACCTCTCCATGGTGGGCAGGGGTTAAGCCACTCCCCTCAGAGGGTTGTGAGAACACACCGAACAGGGGCTCTGAGGTCATCCTGCAGCACTCAGCACACATTCAGATGATGGCACTCCTTACCAGCGTCCACGGGAAGGAGGGTGCCCCCAGGGAAGATTCCAAGGAGACTCAGTTGTCTATAGGGAAGGtgaggggagaaggggcaggaaggCTGCAGAACAGAGCCAGATCCCCAGCTATCCTAACAGGAAGTCAGCAGgcactgtttaaaaaaagacaaatcaagaaatagcagcataagcaaattatttagaaatgtgaagGTCAGTGCCAGAGAAAACAGTGATGAGTTGAAAGTGGCTGCTTCAGAGGGGTGGAgaggcttggggggggggggagggttccTCTGTGTGTTTAAATTTTCACAGCCATATACATGtaatattttgatgaaaaattaaCTTAATGTAAGTTTGTAAACACTTAAACGCCAGCCCTTTGGGAAGCATTTCCATCTGTGCCTTCTCGGAATTGGCAGATTTCTCCAGCTCTCTGGAAAGGAACACGGTAACCTTGTTAGGGTGTTTTTGATCTTTCTGGATGTTTCGTACAAAGCATGTTTATTCTGAGTAGGTGCTGGCGATATATGGTGAATATAAGATGCAATCCCTGGTtcgaggaagaaagaggaagaatgacTCATTCAGTGCTGGCAGGGCTGTCATGGAAGCATGGAGAGTGTCCAGCTGCCCGAGGCGAGCACTGCCCAGAAGTCTGGAAGACTGGGTCCAGGAGTGCCCGATAGGCAGGAGCACAGTGGCATCCCACAGAGGACAGGCAGGTGGAGGCTCAGGCCTGTGAAGGATGGGGCTTGTTTGCAGAATGATGAGGTGTCTTTGTAGCCGGAGCAGGGAGAAGAGTATGTGTGGGGGTGAAAAGCAGGCAGAAAGGAGGCTGTCGGGGAAGGTAAAGATGCTCAGAGGGACCGGGATCTTACCCTGGAGATACTAGGGAGCCATGGATGGTCTTCGAGCAGGGGAGTGACTTCATATTTGGTCTCTAAGGCAGCCACTCTGGAGGCAGAGAGCAGAAGGAACTGGCAACAGCAGAGACCAAAGCAAGGTGTGAGGGGGAAGCTGGGTGATCCTGGAGGGACCCGTGAGGGGATTGCAgcgggggcaggagcaggggacTGGGCAAGCCTGGATCACTAATTGGATGTGGAAAGTGAGTGCCAGGCTTCTTGCTTGGGCAGCAACGTTGACCCGGACACTATACATTAAGACTGGTGTGCAAAGGACTGGATTGATTGATTACTTTATCGTTcattcgtttttttgttttgttttgttttgtttttgaggattCAGATGTGTTTTGGTGAAATGGAAGCACTTTTACAAGGTCCGAGTGGACCTGAGTGATGGGCTTTTGCAAATAGGATCAGCAGGTCCCTGGGGAGCCGTAGACAGGGACGCCAGGAGTGGCTGAGGCCTCAGGCAGATGAACCTCCCTACCCACCCCACTCCGGCCCCCGGCTTTGTCCTCGGCTCTTCTGGGGCAAAGACAGACCCTGGAGAAACCTCTTTGTAGGGCTTCagccttctccccctctcccccacagaGATCCTGGCCACGGAGGAAGAAGTGGCCCAGTGCCTCCTTGATGCGAAGGCACAGGCGCACCAGAGGGGGGTCGAGTTGCAGCAGCTCAAAGCTGAGCTTCAGAAGGCCGGCGAGGAGAACACGCATCTGAAGGCCAGCCTCCTATATCCTTCCCTCGTGCGCCGAAGGCCGGGCCGCAGGCTCACCCCCGGGGTCGCCAGCTGGTTCAAGCCAGGGACCCCGCTTGGAGTCAGGGGGGCCCTGGGCCCACAGAGGCTGGGTTAGCGCGCGAGGCCCCCCTCCAGTGAGGTGACCTTAACTGCCTGCTTTACTCAGCTCACCACAGAGCTGGAGGAGCTCAAGGAGGTCGAGGCCGGTCTCGAGAGACAGGAGAGGGAAGTTGATGAAGACACAACCGTCACCATCCCCTCAGCCGTGTACGTCCCCCCAGTGCGTGTGCTGGCGTGTGCGTACCCCGCAGCCCTGAGCTGGAGTCTGCACTGGGGTAActggcttctctccctccctctctcctttcgtGTTCTCATACAGGTACGTGGCTCAGCTTTATCACCGAGTCAGTAAAATTGAGTGGGACTACGAGTGTGAGCCGGGGATGGTCAAAGGCAGTATCCTTTGTGGAGAAAGCGGAGCCCCGTGCGCCTGCTGGTGGCCACGCAAAGCGCcaggccactgtggaaaacattctGGCAGGTCTCCCCAGAGTCCCCACAGGATCCAGCAGTCCCCCTTCTGGGGATAAACACAAAGACACcgaaagcagggacttgaaccgGTATTTCTGCACCTGTGTTCCTAACTGCCTTGGTCCCaacagccaagaggtggaagcaacccaatcATCTAGCCGCAAAGTGCTAGATAAGCAAACTGTGGTGTTTCCGTGCGATAAAATAGTATTCCgccttaggaaggaaggaaattctggcacaTGCTAGAACACGGGTGTACCTGGAGGACgtgatgttaagtgaaaaaaaccagacacaaaaagtGAACTACTGTTCCGCTGCCAGGAGGCCCCAAGAGGAGTCAGATCCACAAAGACAAAGTAGATGGTGGGCACCaggggccagggggtggggatggctgCACATCATGTGCATGTACTTCATGCCACTGAGCTGGTTCCCATGGTCTATTTTGTATGTATCTcaccagttttttatttttattttacttttttattctttttattttttattttttattttttttttaatttttttttatttatttatgatagtcacagagagagagagagagaggcagagacataggcagagggagaagcaggctccatgcaccgggagcctgatgtgggattcgatcccgggtctccaggatcgcgccctgggccaaaggcaggcgccaaaccgctgcgccacccagggatccctctttttattttgtaaagattattttattcatgagagacagagagagggagaggcagagggagaagcagactctatgcagggagcctgatgtgggactcaatcccaggcctccaggatcaggccctgggaccgaaggtggcgctaaacctctgagccactggagctgccctgttttctttttttcaaagattttatttatttattcatagagacacagagaggggggggagaggcagagacacaggcagagagagaagcaggctccatgcagggagcccgatgcaggactcgatcccggatctccgggattgcaccctggattgaaggcgatgctaaaccactgacccatcTGGGCTGCCTATTtcaccagttttttaaaaagatagtacaTTATcagaatttaacttttaaaaaaaatttttttttaggattttatttatttattcatgatagaaagagagagaggcagagacacaggcagagggagaagcaggctccatgcagagagcccgatgtgggactcaatcccaggaccccagcatcacgtgctgggctgaagacaggtgctcaaccattgagccacccaggtgtccctttaaaaagattttatttatttatttatttatttatttatttatttatttatttatttatgagagaaagagcatgtgagcagggggaggggcagaaggagaagcagactccccactgagcagggagcccaatgaggggctccatcccaggaccctgggatcatgtcctgagccaaaggcagacacataacccactgagctacccaggcagacacgtaacctactgagccacccaggtgcccagaattCAACGTTTTGTT
The nucleotide sequence above comes from Canis aureus isolate CA01 chromosome 19, VMU_Caureus_v.1.0, whole genome shotgun sequence. Encoded proteins:
- the SPC24 gene encoding kinetochore protein Spc24 isoform X2, which produces MAAFRDMEEVSQGLLSLLGANRAEAQQRRLLGRHEQVVERLLETQDLAEQRLREILATEEEVAQCLLDAKAQAHQRGVELQQLKAELQKAGEENTHLKASLLYPSLLTTELEELKEVEAGLERQEREVDEDTTVTIPSAVYVAQLYHRVSKIEWDYECEPGMVKGIHHGPSIAQPIHLDSTQLSKKFISDYLWNLVDTDW
- the SPC24 gene encoding kinetochore protein Spc24 isoform X1; translation: MDKSLTVFGLLSLTSPWWAGVKPLPSEGCENTPNRGSEVILQHSAHIQMMALLTSVHGKEGAPREDSKETQLSIGKVLAIYGEYKMQSLVRGRKRKNDSFSAGRAVMEAWRVSSCPRRALPRSLEDWVQECPIGRSTVASHRGQAATLEAESRRNWQQQRPKQEILATEEEVAQCLLDAKAQAHQRGVELQQLKAELQKAGEENTHLKASLLYPSLVRRRPGRRLTPGVASWFKPGTPLGVRGALGPQRLG